The following are encoded together in the Culex pipiens pallens isolate TS chromosome 1, TS_CPP_V2, whole genome shotgun sequence genome:
- the LOC120417212 gene encoding ankyrin repeat domain-containing protein 29-like isoform X2 — protein MCVPLQVKMVATVFLDQVKPFCMAESDQVTFNQQLPKEMNLVKLYDRFVEITFKEVLEEEKNKIDLTIPDNRRKINIWMGECLEKHKKAGIYATFNESERAGLFTRKEVEAIENHLREVEGAVEKTGIVYIVVGKVPVFIHRTYGEYFAALFLWDRYKTLPGGEFEAFVNYYLSGILIRGDLKVKLCDFLQMKAQSDINSVQECSRKSSYLLKRMIETYRKPNILLSHDQKTAHSLLLRIVEFTLSAHSDAYSLRLHKIQLELYKELSQTTLALLLGECAKGGLINLFSLIAEFIKSINQTLTFSKSTLFYAGRTGHKGIVQLLLKNGVHPESPTNSGYTLISIAAENGRLEIVDLLLDRGAKPNGTSRGRACPLFCATLKGHENVVRLLLDRGADIESSAKADGITPLITAAYFGHLDLVRLFIERGANVNERELESGLTALHHAANEGFEEIVILLLDAGADPDAVTSNSNETPFDYASRKEHNGIVQLLLTITGYYKH, from the coding sequence ATGTGCGTTCCACTGCAGGTTAAAATGGTTGCTACCGTCTTTCTGGATCAAGTGAAACCCTTCTGCATGGCCGAAAGCGATCAAGTAACGTTCAACCAACAATTACCCAAAGAGATGAACTTGGTAAAGCTATACGATCGGTTCGTCGAAATAACATTCAAGGAGGTGCTCGAAGAGGAGAAGAACAAAATAGATCTAACCATTCCGGACAACCGGAGAAAGATCAACATTTGGATGGGGGAATGCCTGGAGAAACACAAGAAGGCTGGAATTTACGCAACGTTCAACGAGTCAGAACGGGCCGGACTGTTCACCAGGAAAGAGGTGGAAGCCATTGAAAATCATCTGAGGGAAGTGGAAGGAGCTGTTGAGAAAACCGGAATCGTCTACATTGTCGTTGGAAAGGTACCAGTTTTCATTCATAGAACCTACGGTGAATACTTTGCCGCTTTGTTCCTTTGGGATAGATACAAAACGTTGCCCGGTGGTGAGTTCGAAGCGTTCGTCAACTACTACTTGTCTGGCATTTTGATCAGAGGTGatttaaaagttaaactgtGTGATTTCCTTCAAATGAAAGCACAAAGTGATATCAACAGTGTTCAGGAATGTTCGAGAAAGTCCAGCTATTTGCTTAAAAGAATGATTGAAACCTACAGAAAACCAAACATCTTGTTGAGCCACGATCAGAAGACCGCACACTCTTTGTTGCTGAGAATTGTGGAATTCACATTATCTGCCCATAGCGATGCATACTCACTTCGCCTTCATAAGATCCAACTGGAACTTTACAAAGAGTTGAGTCAAACTACATTGGCACTGTTGCTTGGAGAGTGTGCCAAGGGTGGTTTGATCAACCTCTTCAGCTTAATCGCAGAATTTATCAAATCTATCAATCAAActctaacattttcaaaatcaactcTCTTCTACGCAGGTAGAACCGGTCATAAAGGGATAGTTCAACTCTTGCTCAAGAACGGTGTACATCCGGAATCCCCAACTAATTCTGGCTACACTCTTATTAGTATAGCAGCTGAAAATGGTCGTTTGGAAATCGTCGATCTGTTACTTGATCGGGGTGCCAAACCCAACGGAACTAGTCGAGGGCGTGCCTGCCCTTTATTTTGTGCTACCTTGAAAGGGCACGAGAACGTAGTCCGGTTACTACTCGATAGGGGAGCTGATATCGAGAGCAGTGCCAAAGCGGATGGCATTACACCGCTAATTACGGCTGCATATTTTGGACACCTGGATTTGGTGAGATTGTTCATCGAACGAGGGGCAAATGTAAACGAGCGCGAGTTAGAAAGTGGACTAACTGCGTTACACCATGCGGCCAATGAAGGATTTGAAGAAATAGTGATTCTTCTACTGGATGCCGGAGCAGATCCAGATGCAGTCACGTCAAATTCTAATGAAACGCCATTTGATTATGCCTCTCGGAAAGAACACAATGGTATTGTACAGCTATTACTAACTATTACTGGATATTACAAACATTAA
- the LOC120417212 gene encoding uncharacterized protein LOC120417212 isoform X1 — protein MSGEMYDPAKIAHYFQLVVAVQNKQLSQVKQLLSIALADINFINLYDRNRTLLHDAVASGDPAIVTLLLSHEPDTEIADLNGRKPFELSSELNPADKKAVDAVFRKHFRTTKRGGRLKPEEVVQSGDLCFTKRPGTAAVGQYYETKLLTMVLFRALIDDRIVSFCLGNNLDEAGAFDDVVLRYSVRTGDPDRLVCLQAKHRDDKKRVEFKDLIDEKVTKGDLHMLKYFLSYLMIRLVCSTSRDAIFEGIFVTTQVELILFTTAGFNFTNNVKIYETQKENIWYTKEAGKTSQVECTDTMRQFFKTESSKWYRDMVTEVLARLLVTQKLDTTCLEDAIQKLGVTNLSKFNELDLLAILDDQMGRNVLEIKKRILPVLDKFPGLLLSQEQHETLVENFFSVLRLYTEQATEQELDEVIRNDLKGHYREDVFLKAHESVQSWWKRSGQVPFQTEECKFFERAAKEIELEKWSSNCVDRIKGFGVKFEDRTFKHTEWVEVLNEYLKQDVFCLNLFSRTPELSCLKLMQYLEKHEHFKDVAKHINLRDCKVNDLLSNLVLSKPNCLILTSETALTCEIVEEIVLYARKFVFISPLQCTGYWRSVPDDSEGLKDLDEESQKRVLLKEVCFQNIPTQLSAVLGDAPRSLVVASILESLLCGKTLNICQTCLPKNCIEIMSYYIERGFQDSRGYPLEFKPFNEIGDRVVVLAAEPGMGKSTTLTGMAFELKRHDPAAWVVRINLIEYSRLFNRWDQDRIVVDDALAYQFLVDHLRCASPDGPDGLFEQLLCEWYCKQRRIFLLLDGYDEVSPDYNDIVMPLLHCFSNKYCAKMWITTRSGDVQHDLSGRFNSLTHFLAPFSTADSEQFLWKFWKYKLQLSDANEHRCRLFRAKLFELFRNDYDIN, from the coding sequence ATGAGCGGAGAAATGTATGATCCCGCAAAAATTGCTCATTACTTTCAATTGGTCGTCGCAGTTCAAAACAAACAGCTTAGCCAAGTAAAACAGCTGTTGAGCATCGCTTTAGCGGACATAAACTTTATCAATCTGTACGACCGGAATCGCACCCTACTACATGACGCTGTAGCCTCAGGAGATCCCGCTATAGTAACCCTTCTGCTATCCCATGAACCCGACACAGAAATAGCGGATCTTAACGGGAGGAAGCCTTTTGAACTCAGCTCGGAGCTCAATCCAGCGGACAAGAAGGCTGTCGATGCCGTCTTCCGGAAACATTTCCGCACGACTAAACGAGGAGGTCGTCTGAAACCGGAAGAAGTTGTTCAATCCGGCGATCTCTGCTTTACCAAACGACCCGGAACGGCCGCAGTTGGTCAGTACTATGAAACCAAACTGCTGACGATGGTGCTGTTCAGGGCGCTCATTGACGATCGGATTGTGTCGTTTTGCTTGGGGAATAATCTGGACGAAGCCGGAGCCTTCGACGATGTGGTGCTGAGGTATAGTGTGCGGACGGGGGACCCGGATCGGTTGGTGTGCCTGCAAGCTAAGCATCGGGATGACAAGAAGCGAGTTGAGTTTAAGGATTTGATTGACGAGAAGGTCACTAAGGGAGATCTTCATATGCTTAAGTATTTCCTAAGTTATTTGATGATTCGCTTGGTGTGTTCTACTAGCAGGGATGCGATTTTCGAAGGAATTTTCGTAACGACGCAAGTTGAGCTAATTCTTTTCACAACAGCTGGATTCAACTTCACAAACAATGTAAAGATTTATGAAACCCAGAAGGAAAACATTTGGTACACTAAAGAGGCAGGGAAAACATCACAGGTCGAATGCACTGACACGATGAGGCAGTTCTTTAAAACAGAATCTAGCAAGTGGTATCGAGATATGGTGACAGAAGTATTGGCTAGGTTGTTGGTAACACAAAAGCTGGATACTACATGTTTAGAAGATGCAATTCAAAAGCTAGGAGTTACTAACTTGAGCAAGTTCAACGAATTAGATTTACTTGCAATCTTGGACGATCAAATGGGAAGAAATGTTCTTGAAATTAAGAAAAGAATCTTACCCGTTCTTGACAAATTCCCAGGACTTTTACTGTCTCAAGAACAGCACGAAACGTTAGTCGAAAATTTCTTCTCCGTGCTGAGACTCTACACGGAGCAAGCAACGGAACAGGAGCTGGACGAGGTTATACGGAATGATTTGAAGGGTCACTATCGAGAGGACGTTTTCCTGAAGGCTCATGAATCCGTTCAGAGCTGGTGGAAGCGGTCCGGCCAGGTTCCATTTCAGACGGAAGAGTGCAAATTCTTTGAGAGGGCAGCCAAGGAAATTGAGCTGGAAAAGTGGAGCTCGAACTGCGTTGATAGAATCAAAGGATTTGGGGTGAAGTTTGAGGATCGGACATTCAAGCATACAGAGTGGGTTGAAGTTTTGAATGAATATCTAAAACAGGATGTATTTTGCTTGAATTTGTTCAGTCGCACGCCAGAACTGAGCTGTTTAAAGTTAATGCAATACTTGGAAAAGCATGAACATTTCAAAGATGTTGCGAAGCACATCAATTTACGTGATTGTAAAGTTAATGATCTTTTGTCCAATCTGGTTTTATCTAAACCAAACTGCTTGATTCTTACTAGTGAAACTGCACTGACGTGCGAAATTGTGGAGGAAATTGTACTGTACGctcgaaaatttgtttttatatcTCCACTTCAATGCACTGGGTACTGGAGATCAGTACCAGACGATTCGGAAGGACTGAAAGATCTTGATGAAGAAAGTCAGAAAAGGGTTCTTCTGAAAGAAGTCTGCTTCCAAAATATACCAACTCAATTGAGTGCAGTGCTTGGTGATGCACCCAGAAGTTTGGTGGTAGCAAGTATATTGGAAAGTCTACTTTGTGGTAAAACCTTAAACATTTGTCAAACATGTCtgccaaaaaattgcatcgaaATCATGAGTTATTACATTGAGCGAGGATTCCAAGATAGCCGCGGTTATCCACTGGAGTTCAAGCCATTCAACGAAATCGGCGATCGCGTGGTGGTTCTGGCGGCTGAGCCTGGAATGGGTAAATCTACAACCTTGACGGGGATGGCATTTGAACTGAAACGGCATGATCCGGCAGCATGGGTCGTCCGAATTAACCTGATTGAATACTCCAGGCTATTTAACCGATGGGATCAAGACAGAATCGTGGTTGACGATGCGTTGGCGTATCAATTTTTGGTGGATCATTTGAGGTGTGCCTCTCCAGATGGACCCGATGGATTGTTTGAGCAGCTGTTGTGCGAATGGTATTGTAAGCAGCGAAGAATCTTTCTGCTATTAGACGGATATGATGAGGTTAGTCCGGACTACAATGACATCGTTATGCCACTCTTACATTGTTTCAGTAATAAATATTGTGCGAAAATGTGGATTACCACTCGCTCAGGAGATGTTCAGCACGATTTAAGTGGTAGATTCAACAGCTTAACACATTTTCTTGCACCGTTCAGCACCGCAGACTCGGAGCAGTTTTTGTGGAAATTCTGGAAGTACAAGCTTCAACTCAGTGACGCCAACGAACACCGGTGTCGACTCTTTCGAGCGAAGTTGTTTGAGCTGTTCAGGAACGACTACGATATCAATTGA